ACCTTTTGGGAAAAAGCCTAAATCCTCTATAGCGCATATCTCCGCTATTGTGAAACAGTCATGCACTTCCGCAACATCTATGTCTTGAGGCTCTACTCCCGCCATTTTATAAGCCTCCTGCGCAGCTTTCACAGTAGCCTTAAAGGAAACCAAACTCTCTCTTTGCGCAAGGGCTATAGTATCACTTCCTTGCCCTATACCAGCTATCTTTACCGGCAGTGAAGAGCGTTTTTTAGCTCTCTCAGCTGGCATAAGAACCAAAGCAGCTGCTCCATCGCTTATGGGAGAGCAATCCAAAAGCCTTAAGGGATCAGCAACGAGAGGAGAAGCTTCCACATCATCAGGAGATATCTTTATATGAAATTGAGCATTAGGGTTACCCAAAGCATTTGCATGATTTTTAACCGCAACTAAAGAAAGTTGTCTTCTTGTGGTCCCGAATTCGTACATATGCCTTTTAGCTATCAAAGCAAATAAACCTGGAAATGTGATGCCCTGATATCCCTCATATTCTCTATCCGCAGCAAGTGAAAGAGAGTAGGTGGCTCCATCCGTAGTTACATCTGTCATTTTTTCAACGCCAAGAACAAGAACGGTTTCACTTAAACCAGAAGCAACTTCTGCAAAAGCTGCTCTCAAAGCTGCAGCTGAAGATGCACAGGCATCTTCAACCCTCATTGAAGCTGAAGGCGTTAGTCCAAGATAATCCGCAATAAGAGAACCAAGATGCTCTTGTTCAATTAACGTCCCAGCCGTGAAGTTTCCTATATATATCGAGTCAACATAATCAACACCAGCATCCTCCATTGCCTTAAGTGAAGCTTCAACCGCTAAATCCCTGATAGACTTATCCCATAAGTTGCCAAACTTGGTTAACCCAATTCCAACTATAGCCACATCCCTCATAATTACCCCTCCCTCGTAAGCCTCAGCTTACCCCGAAGCTTTGCATAAATCCCGTAGTTCACGTACTTTTTCTTCAACAGCATATCTTTAAGCTTTGGCGCGTTATCCCGAACCTCCTCTAACCTTTCGGTAATCCTAAATATGAAAGAATCGCTTCCAGCACCAGAACCAAAAGATGTCATGAGAATAGTGTCGCCTTCCTTAGCTATATCCAAAACAGCCGTCAACCCAAGAAGTGAGCATCCAGAATAGGTATTCCCTATCTCAGGGACTATCCAACCAGGCTTTAGCTGCTTCTCCGTAAAACCAAGCCTTTTTCCAACCCTTAAAGGAAACTTTCCATTAGGTTGATGAAAAATCGCATAGGTTATTTCCTTAGGGGAAATACCTGCTTTTTCCATAACGCCTTTCGCAGAGTTAATAATATGTTTATAATAGGCAGGTTCTCCCGTAAAAGTACCTGCGTGACTTGGATAGAACTGTCCTTCTCTCCTCCAAAAATCTGGAGTATCAGTAGCATAAGAGTAGGTTTCTACTATCTCAGCTATTACATTACTTTTGCCAATTATAAAAGCGGCTCCTCCAGCAGCAGCAGTGTACTCAAGTGCATCACGAGGAGCTCCTTGAGAAGTATCTGATCCAATACCAAGAGCATATTTAACTAATCCAGCCTTTACCAAACCATAAGCTATAAAAACTCCCTCACTTCCAGCTTTACAAGCAAATTCAAGATCCGCAGCATGAACATCGGGCACTATACCAAGAGCTTCCGCAACTATAGTGCTTGAAGGTTTTACCGCATAAGGTTTTGATTCAGATCCTACATATACCGCGCCTATAGCTGATGGATCTATCATAGCTCGTTTCAAGGCATTCTTTGCAGCTTCAACTGCAATCGTAACCGAATCTTCATCAAGCGCTGGAACCGTCTTTTCCCTAACAAGAAGACCTTTCTTCTTTTCTTCAGGATTATCTCCCCATTGAGCAGAGATTTCCTCAACCTTTATCCTCCGCCAAGGTATGTAGCTCCCATAACCAACAATGCCTATCAATCCCCGTACCTCCCTTCTGGGATACAATATCCCAGTACTCCTATTATAAAGGATAATATCTAATTCCTAAATTGTCAAGATGAACATATCTAAAAGAGAAAAAAATAAAAGGAGGGGAATGTTCCCCTCCTTCTTGAAATTGGAAACCT
The genomic region above belongs to Synergistota bacterium and contains:
- a CDS encoding hydroxymethylglutaryl-CoA synthase, translating into MIGIVGYGSYIPWRRIKVEEISAQWGDNPEEKKKGLLVREKTVPALDEDSVTIAVEAAKNALKRAMIDPSAIGAVYVGSESKPYAVKPSSTIVAEALGIVPDVHAADLEFACKAGSEGVFIAYGLVKAGLVKYALGIGSDTSQGAPRDALEYTAAAGGAAFIIGKSNVIAEIVETYSYATDTPDFWRREGQFYPSHAGTFTGEPAYYKHIINSAKGVMEKAGISPKEITYAIFHQPNGKFPLRVGKRLGFTEKQLKPGWIVPEIGNTYSGCSLLGLTAVLDIAKEGDTILMTSFGSGAGSDSFIFRITERLEEVRDNAPKLKDMLLKKKYVNYGIYAKLRGKLRLTREG
- a CDS encoding thiolase domain-containing protein, giving the protein MRDVAIVGIGLTKFGNLWDKSIRDLAVEASLKAMEDAGVDYVDSIYIGNFTAGTLIEQEHLGSLIADYLGLTPSASMRVEDACASSAAALRAAFAEVASGLSETVLVLGVEKMTDVTTDGATYSLSLAADREYEGYQGITFPGLFALIAKRHMYEFGTTRRQLSLVAVKNHANALGNPNAQFHIKISPDDVEASPLVADPLRLLDCSPISDGAAALVLMPAERAKKRSSLPVKIAGIGQGSDTIALAQRESLVSFKATVKAAQEAYKMAGVEPQDIDVAEVHDCFTIAEICAIEDLGFFPKGEGGKAVEGGFTEIDGRIPVNPSGGLKAKGHPVGATGIAQVIEIVEQLRGEAEGRQVRGAKKGLTHNLGGSGGTVIVFILEAM